From the genome of Geobacter sp. SVR, one region includes:
- a CDS encoding DegT/DnrJ/EryC1/StrS aminotransferase family protein, with translation MIPVAEPYLSEHDIALVNEALRSGWISSAGKFLDLFEERWSAYCDMPFGIAVSNGSVALDVAVGLLDLQPGDEVIMPTFTIISPAQSIVRAGGVPVLVDSDPSNLQMDVTQIEGKITGRTKAILVVHIYGHPADMDPILEIARKYGLKIIEDAAEVHGAEYKGKRCGSFGDISTFSFYANKLVTTGEGGMVLVRTPELAERARSLRNLCFQKQQRFLHDELGFNFRLTNVQAAMGVGQIERIEEIVARKRAIAAAYHTLLGGLPTITLQREETWAKNVYWVYALLIEESTGLTAAQLSSRLREHGIETRPFFLGMHQQPAFHRMGLFHGESYPVAERLALQGLYIPSGLTLSDSQITQVADAVKVCLS, from the coding sequence ATGATTCCCGTAGCCGAGCCCTACCTGAGCGAGCATGACATCGCGCTGGTCAACGAGGCGCTCCGGTCCGGCTGGATATCGTCGGCCGGAAAATTTCTCGACCTGTTCGAAGAGCGCTGGTCGGCATATTGCGACATGCCGTTCGGCATTGCAGTCAGCAACGGATCGGTGGCATTGGATGTGGCGGTCGGCTTGCTGGACCTGCAGCCGGGAGATGAAGTGATCATGCCGACCTTCACGATTATTTCACCGGCCCAGTCCATTGTCAGGGCCGGAGGGGTACCGGTTCTCGTCGACAGCGATCCCTCTAACTTACAGATGGATGTTACTCAGATTGAAGGCAAAATTACCGGGAGAACCAAGGCTATACTGGTAGTGCATATCTATGGCCATCCGGCCGATATGGATCCGATTCTTGAAATTGCCCGAAAATATGGCCTGAAGATCATCGAAGACGCCGCTGAAGTACATGGGGCAGAATACAAAGGGAAACGCTGCGGTAGTTTTGGCGACATCAGTACATTCAGTTTTTACGCCAACAAGCTGGTAACCACCGGCGAGGGGGGCATGGTGCTGGTACGCACGCCTGAACTCGCCGAACGCGCCCGGTCACTGCGCAATCTCTGTTTCCAAAAACAACAGCGCTTTCTGCACGACGAACTGGGCTTCAACTTCCGGCTCACCAATGTCCAAGCCGCCATGGGGGTGGGCCAGATTGAACGGATCGAAGAAATTGTGGCACGAAAGCGGGCTATTGCCGCTGCTTACCATACACTGCTGGGAGGCCTCCCCACAATCACCCTGCAGCGAGAGGAGACCTGGGCCAAAAACGTGTACTGGGTCTATGCGTTGCTGATCGAAGAATCAACAGGTTTGACCGCAGCGCAGCTGTCATCCAGGCTGAGAGAGCATGGGATCGAGACGCGCCCGTTCTTTCTGGGCATGCATCAGCAACCCGCATTCCATCGCATGGGGCTCTTTCACGGCGAGTCGTATCCCGTTGCCGAACGTTTGGCCCTTCAGGGGCTCTACATTCCCAGCGGGCTCACTCTCAGTGATAGCCAGATCACCCAAGTGGCCGATGCGGTAAAGGTGTGCCTGTCATGA
- a CDS encoding class I SAM-dependent methyltransferase: MKVFDHYARYYDLLYRDKDYESETEYIHALIQNLVPGARTVLNLGCGSGRHDRLLAKHGYTVTGVDLSAEMLSLATASAIDDGALEYIRGDVRTITLGRQFDVVVSLFHVMSYQTANEDLLAAFTTAYKHVKPAGGFIFDCWYGPGVLTDRPAVRVKKLEDADLDVTRIASPMMHPQNNLVDVDYLIFIRNKINGRANEIRETHHMRYLFEPELRLMLKAAGFDTLHFAEWMTNAELDFNSWNAVVTAKASSIQEQRT, encoded by the coding sequence ATGAAAGTTTTCGATCATTATGCCCGCTATTACGATTTGCTGTATCGCGATAAAGATTATGAGAGTGAAACCGAGTACATTCATGCGCTGATCCAGAACCTGGTCCCCGGTGCCCGCACCGTTCTAAATCTTGGATGCGGCTCCGGCCGTCACGATCGTTTGCTTGCCAAGCATGGATATACCGTTACCGGTGTGGATCTGTCTGCGGAGATGCTTTCTCTCGCAACTGCTTCTGCCATCGATGACGGTGCATTGGAGTATATCCGGGGAGATGTGCGCACCATCACCTTGGGCAGGCAGTTCGATGTCGTAGTGTCGCTTTTTCATGTCATGAGCTATCAAACGGCGAATGAAGATCTATTAGCGGCGTTCACAACGGCATATAAACATGTAAAGCCCGCTGGCGGCTTCATATTTGACTGCTGGTATGGGCCGGGAGTGCTGACGGACCGGCCAGCGGTCCGGGTAAAGAAGCTCGAGGATGCCGACCTTGATGTTACTCGCATTGCAAGCCCAATGATGCATCCACAGAACAATTTGGTCGATGTTGACTACCTGATCTTTATCAGGAACAAGATCAACGGAAGAGCGAATGAGATCAGGGAAACACATCATATGCGCTATCTGTTCGAACCGGAACTGCGACTGATGCTTAAAGCAGCAGGGTTCGATACGCTGCATTTTGCGGAATGGATGACGAATGCGGAACTGGACTTCAATAGCTGGAACGCGGTTGTCACCGCAAAAGCCTCTTCAATTCAGGAGCAACGTACGTGA
- a CDS encoding glycosyltransferase family 1 protein yields MITGIHVASPSKQIGGGYVYQKCLLQSIMNQYLAANSAQKIIFFHSGDNLLIQELQIPSVDYGNYQGGLNEAVLRHGVDILWFLSIFYEQVDIPYIVPVWDLQHRLQPFFPEVSAGQEHNVREHIYSHVLPRATFILTGTETGKQEISFFYRVPPERIIVNPMPLPQYISDERIEQPSELLDSGLESGKFIFYPAQFWPHKNQIVLLKALKILIEQNLGFRLVLTGSDQGNLDYIKETISAMGLDQEVLLLGFVSDQALLWLYQNAAALTYASFFGPDNIPPLEAFSAGCPVIAANAAGIYEQLGDAAILVDPRDERAFATAVMELSDNTALRHSLIAKGRTLVKTRTADHYVQRVLALIDEFATIRRCWGSSCLSKYTPSLIEWCEKYITKKEIYALITLLSVCQDAHLKKMYDELLPLFNNITDLNSRAEAELAANRHHMAQELLNNALDLCVDYPPIYLNLAKASYKCSEIDGATEFIDKARYYEKRSLKPLDHH; encoded by the coding sequence GTGATTACTGGAATACATGTGGCATCTCCAAGCAAACAGATCGGAGGGGGCTATGTCTACCAGAAATGCCTCCTGCAAAGCATCATGAATCAGTACCTGGCTGCGAATTCAGCACAAAAGATAATTTTTTTTCATTCCGGGGATAACCTACTGATTCAAGAGCTGCAGATTCCCTCAGTTGACTATGGAAACTATCAGGGCGGCCTTAACGAGGCAGTCTTGCGTCATGGTGTGGATATTCTGTGGTTTCTCTCGATCTTCTATGAACAGGTGGATATCCCTTACATTGTCCCTGTATGGGATCTGCAACACCGCCTTCAGCCTTTCTTCCCGGAGGTAAGTGCAGGCCAGGAGCACAATGTCAGAGAGCATATATACAGTCATGTATTACCACGGGCGACATTCATACTGACCGGCACGGAAACGGGTAAGCAGGAAATCTCTTTTTTCTACAGAGTCCCGCCCGAGAGGATCATCGTTAACCCAATGCCATTGCCCCAGTACATCTCAGATGAGCGTATCGAACAACCCAGTGAGTTGTTGGACAGTGGCCTGGAAAGCGGCAAGTTTATTTTTTATCCCGCCCAGTTCTGGCCACACAAGAACCAGATTGTGCTCCTTAAGGCGCTAAAAATCCTGATCGAGCAGAACCTTGGGTTCAGGCTGGTCCTGACAGGTTCTGACCAGGGAAACCTGGATTATATAAAGGAGACAATTTCGGCGATGGGCCTTGATCAGGAGGTCCTGCTGCTGGGATTCGTTTCCGATCAGGCTCTCCTTTGGCTCTACCAGAATGCGGCTGCCTTGACGTATGCCAGCTTTTTCGGACCAGATAACATACCGCCTCTTGAGGCATTCTCGGCAGGATGCCCGGTCATTGCGGCAAATGCAGCTGGCATCTACGAGCAACTTGGCGATGCCGCGATTCTTGTTGACCCTCGGGATGAGCGGGCCTTCGCAACGGCAGTCATGGAACTGAGCGATAACACTGCTTTAAGGCATTCATTGATCGCCAAGGGGCGTACGCTCGTTAAAACAAGAACAGCAGACCACTATGTTCAGAGGGTACTCGCGCTTATTGATGAATTTGCGACAATCCGCAGGTGCTGGGGATCTTCCTGTCTGTCAAAATACACTCCCTCCTTGATTGAATGGTGTGAAAAATACATCACAAAAAAAGAGATCTACGCATTAATCACACTGCTTTCCGTGTGTCAGGATGCACACTTGAAGAAGATGTACGATGAGCTATTGCCGCTATTTAACAACATCACAGACCTGAACAGCAGGGCCGAAGCCGAACTGGCCGCAAACCGTCATCATATGGCCCAGGAACTGCTGAACAATGCACTTGATCTATGCGTCGATTATCCACCGATTTACCTCAATCTTGCCAAAGCCTCTTATAAGTGTTCTGAAATTGACGGGGCAACCGAATTTATTGATAAAGCCCGTTATTACGAAAAAAGATCACTGAAGCCACTCGATCATCATTGA
- a CDS encoding glycosyltransferase family 2 protein, translating to MHPPTISIVTPSYNQAQYLEECIESVLGQGYPNLEYVIMDGGSTDGSVEIIRKYEKHLTYWQSQPDGGQYQAITEGFRHTTGEIMAWLNSDDKYHPLALAKAACIFSNHPHIRWLTGRMSYWDADGNLDSISANLPIFSRSKNLEGNFNKPYVQQESTFWHRSLWEQSRGGLSTSFDLAGDFELWMRFFRHDSLFTADTLLGGYRYHGDQRGIAHADAYQQEARNIVVRELEVREGQILPLPPAPVSLSRGRLAAFIAENGIAPEMPSLRSCWRHYTENLIGLTNVQAREKRLELEQFFQNEIMLFGLVKPSAIALMADRLEELKELSRRIDEMNRQGEEYAAQGCYEGALVLFRKAFEIAPSCPRTAVNLVTCLWRYGEREAALNQLVPLLAAHSHDRGAVLAAAEILQCCHARQQALMVCEEYLTINPHDDDVRSIWARLAER from the coding sequence ATGCATCCTCCAACCATTTCCATCGTCACCCCTTCCTATAATCAAGCCCAATATCTGGAAGAGTGCATAGAGTCGGTGCTTGGCCAGGGATATCCAAACCTGGAATACGTCATTATGGATGGCGGCAGCACCGATGGCTCGGTCGAGATCATCAGGAAATATGAAAAACACCTGACCTATTGGCAGTCACAGCCGGACGGTGGCCAATACCAAGCCATCACCGAGGGTTTTCGCCATACCACGGGCGAAATCATGGCCTGGCTCAATTCGGACGACAAATACCATCCGCTGGCCCTTGCCAAGGCGGCCTGCATCTTTTCCAACCATCCCCATATACGCTGGTTGACAGGGCGCATGAGCTACTGGGATGCCGACGGCAATCTGGACAGCATCTCCGCCAACCTGCCGATCTTCTCCCGTTCGAAAAACCTGGAGGGCAATTTCAACAAGCCATATGTCCAGCAGGAGAGCACCTTCTGGCACCGCTCTCTTTGGGAGCAGTCAAGAGGCGGACTATCGACCTCCTTTGACCTTGCCGGCGACTTTGAATTGTGGATGCGCTTCTTCCGTCATGATTCACTCTTTACCGCCGATACCTTGCTCGGCGGTTATCGCTACCATGGCGATCAGCGCGGAATTGCGCACGCAGATGCCTACCAGCAGGAGGCCCGGAATATCGTCGTACGGGAACTGGAAGTCCGTGAGGGACAAATTCTTCCCTTGCCACCTGCCCCTGTTTCCCTCAGCCGCGGTCGCCTAGCAGCGTTCATCGCGGAAAACGGTATTGCTCCCGAGATGCCTTCCCTTCGCTCCTGCTGGCGCCATTATACCGAAAACCTGATCGGCCTCACCAATGTCCAGGCCCGAGAGAAGCGGCTTGAGCTTGAGCAGTTTTTTCAGAACGAAATCATGCTGTTCGGACTGGTCAAGCCGAGCGCCATTGCACTTATGGCGGACCGGTTGGAGGAGCTGAAAGAGCTTTCCCGGCGGATCGACGAAATGAATCGCCAGGGCGAGGAGTATGCCGCTCAGGGCTGCTACGAGGGGGCGCTGGTCCTCTTCCGGAAAGCCTTCGAAATAGCCCCCTCATGCCCCCGAACCGCCGTGAACCTCGTGACGTGCCTTTGGCGGTATGGAGAACGGGAGGCCGCATTGAATCAACTGGTGCCTCTACTTGCCGCGCACTCCCACGACCGGGGCGCAGTGCTGGCAGCCGCCGAGATTCTCCAATGCTGCCACGCCCGCCAACAGGCACTAATGGTTTGTGAAGAATATCTGACTATCAATCCTCACGATGACGACGTCCGGAGCATATGGGCCAGGCTTGCGGAGAGATGA